Proteins found in one Triticum urartu cultivar G1812 chromosome 4, Tu2.1, whole genome shotgun sequence genomic segment:
- the LOC125553321 gene encoding uncharacterized protein LOC125553321: protein MSLSGAVGWWDEWQLRMLVLASLFMQYLLYLCVWLRRSPSMSRMRVLVWIVYIGSDAVAIYALATLFNRQKRTLDGGSTALEVLWAPVLLIHLGGQPFISAYSLEDNELWKRHTITLVSQVTVALYVFCKWWSGEKRLLAAGVLLFLFGILKFAQKPWALRTASFNSMPASLEVEHKGRTYSLEEYVQDAKKCLLDTEKSGGRYGLRSLSNYMFVDRSVPYSLRIKVLSGFMHSKYEDEYKELRSRLGDTFSMLYTRVQSFGTIYGSGFMFFLPFLALSSIVLLATSRKDGHEEKDITVTYILFCFTAMLEFLLPCMVLSYMILAQCISSFSGGFLMKHFEGWHDMVSQCNIMSFCVRKKKPTFLMKLAAFNFLREFVNQHWYIKKEARAYQITGVVRQHVEDGWNNYICGAESYRKFNELRGQWALRRHKQIGWSLKMNFDKSVLLWHIATDLCFYHPNTSHQCRQQAEATLRSREISNYMIYLLLIRPEMLMLGSRSDLFTMASNQIGKDMTEEILAGEILSMPPSSDNMISDARRLARELMMLDSEEDRWIVIQGVWVEMLCYSASRCRGYLHAKSLGDGGECLTTIWLLLAVMGMETLADRNHRPKFQDEEEKVEEIELEEALPVHKKDEKKNHILPSCSQGRAGHPAHDDRLV, encoded by the coding sequence TAGATCTCCTTCCATGTCTAGGATGAGAGTGCTGGTGTGGATCGTTTACATAGGCAGCGATGCCGTGGCGATCTACGCCCTCGCAACCCTCTTCAACCGCCAGAAGCGGACATTGGATGGGGGGAGCACCGCCCTGGAGGTTCTATGGGCGCCTGTCCTCCTCATCCACCTCGGCGGCCAGCCATTCATAAGTGCCTACAGCCTCGAAGACAATGAGCTATGGAAACGGCATACCATAACCCTGGTGTCTCAGGTCACGGTTGCCTTGTACGTCTTCTGCAAGTGGTGGTCTGGCGAGAAGAGGTTGCTGGCAGCAGGGGTCTTGCTCTTTCTATTTGGCATCCTCAAATTCGCCCAGAAGCCATGGGCCCTCAGGACCGCCAGCTTTAACAGCATGCCAGCTTCGCTTGAAGTGGAACATAAAGGGCGTACATATTCGCTTGAAGAATATGTACAAGATGCAAAGAAATGTCTACTGGACACGGAGAAGTCCGGGGGAAGGTATGGGCTTAGATCACTAAGCAATTATATGTTTGTTGATCGGTCTGTTCCATACTCTCTTCGGATTAAAGTCCTGTCAGGATTTATGCATAGTAAATATGAGGATGAATACAAAGAGTTGCGGTCTAGGCTTGGAGATACATTCAGTATGCTGTACACCAGAGTACAATCCTTTGGCACTATATATGGGTCCGGCTTCATGTTTTTTCTTCCATTCCTGGCCTTATCTTCTATAGTGCTTTTGGCCACGAGCCGCAAGGATGGCCACGAGGAGAAGGACATCACAGTGACATACATCCTATTCTGTTTCACCGCCATGCTGGAGTTCCTGCTTCCTTGCATGGTTTTGTCCTACATGATTTTGGCCCAGTGCATTTCATCTTTCAGTGGGGGGTTCCTTATGAAGCATTTTGAAGGGTGGCACGACATGGTATCTCAGTGCAACATCATGTCCTTCTGTGTTCGCAAGAAGAAGCCCACATTCTTGATGAAGCTTGCTGCCTTCAACTTTCTAAGGGAGTTTGTTAACCAACATTGGTATATTAAAAAAGAAGCTAGAGCCTACCAAATCACGGGGGTGGTTCGCCAGCACGTGGAAGATGGTTGGAATAATTACATATGTGGCGCCGAAAGTTACAGGAAATTCAATGAGCTTCGAGGCCAGTGGGCTCTAAGAAGACACAAGCAAATAGGGTGGAGCTTGAAGATGAATTTCGACAAAAGCGTCCTCCTCTGGCACATTGCCACGGACCTCTGCTTTTACCACCCCAACACATCCCATCAATGTCGTCAACAAGCAGAAGCCACATTGCGCAGCAGGGAGATATCCAACTATATGATCTACCTGCTTCTCATCCGTCCTGAGATGCTAATGCTCGGCAGCAGATCGGATCTCTTCACCATGGCCAGCAACCAAATTGGCAAGGACATGACAGAAGAAATTCTTGCAGGGGAGATTCTTAGCATGCCCCCATCTTCAGATAACATGATTTCCGACGCACGTAGGCTCGCCCGAGAACTTATGATGCTGGATAGTGAGGAAGATAGGTGGATAGTGATCCAAGGTGTGTGGGTGGAGATGCTCTGCTATTCCGCCAGCAGGTGCAGGGGCTACCTACACGCCAAGAGCCTGGGTGATGGCGGGGAGTGTCTCACCACTATCTGGCTCCTCTTGGCGGTGATGGGGATGGAGACCTTGGCGGACAGGAATCACAGGCCAAAGTTCCAGGATGAAGAAGAGAAAGTAGAAGAAATAGAATTAGAAGAAGCACTTCCCGTCCACAAGAAGGATGAGAAGAAGAATCACATACTTCCTTCCTGTTCCCAAGGCAGAGCCGGTCACCCCGCTCACGACGACCGCCTAGTCTAA